A genomic region of Trifolium pratense cultivar HEN17-A07 linkage group LG3, ARS_RC_1.1, whole genome shotgun sequence contains the following coding sequences:
- the LOC123913134 gene encoding organ-specific protein P4-like encodes MKSPNFTKEMKSIFALFILFSLLVADVSYARKDLDDFWKNMMNDQPMPEAIKELVQNTKVIDSRKDNFIRDFDVKPNLILYHTHVESKKQKRKQHIFVKKSEQEEFHGTQKHG; translated from the exons ATGAAAAGTCCAAATTTTACAAAGGAAATGAAATCCATCTTTGCTTTGTTCATACTGTTTTCACTTCTG GTTGCTGATGTCTCTTATGCAAGAAAAGACTTGGATGATTTTTGGAAGAATATGATGAATGATCAACCTATGCCTGAAGCAATCAAAGAACTTGTTCAAAATACAAAGGTAATAGATTCAAGGAAAGATAACTTTATTAGGGACTTTGATGTAAAGCCTAATCTCATATTATATCACACACATGTTGAGTCTAAGAAGCAGAAGAGGAAACAACatatctttgtcaaaaaatctGAACAAGAAGAGTTTCATGGAACACAAAAACATGGTTGA
- the LOC123913137 gene encoding organ-specific protein P4-like → MRSALAVLTLLFLFLFGDTIESRKDLNEYWKTVMKDEEMPEGIQGLLQLKSEIEPLKKSKAQEQLAKGKCDEHSVNNEFEQIPSAAQYDGDGYKSVKLPVNNEFEPIPSATRYDGDGYKSMKLPFNNEFEPIPSATRYDGDGYKSVKLPVNNEFEPIPSATRYDGDDYKSVKLPVNNEFEPIPSLSKYND, encoded by the exons ATGAGATCTGCTCTTGCTGTGCTTACTTTACTCTTCCTTTTCTTG TTTGGTGATACTATAGAATCAAGAAAAGATCTAAATGAATATTGGAAAACTGTTATGAAAGATGAAGAGATGCCAGAGGGAATTCAAGGACTTCTTCAACTGAAATCTGAGATCGAACCTTTGAAGAAATCCAAAGCCCAAGAACAACTTGCCAAAGGTAAATGTGATGAGCATTCCGTGAACAACGAGTTTGAACAAATACCAAGTGCTGCACAATATGACGGTGATGGTTATAAGAGTGTTAAATTACCGGTGAACAACGAGTTTGAACCCATACCAAGTGCTACAAGGTATGATGGTGATGGTTATAAGAGTATGAAACTACCGTTTAACAACGAGTTTGAACCCATACCAAGTGCTACAAGGTATGACGGTGATGGTTATAAGAGTGTTAAACTACCGGTGAACAACGAGTTTGAACCCATACCAAGTGCTACAAGGTATGACGGTGATGATTATAAGAGTGTTAAACTACCGGTGAACAACGAGTTTGAACCAATACCAAGTCTGTCAAagtataatgattaa
- the LOC123913136 gene encoding BURP domain-containing protein BNM2A-like: MLSRNMDQKFISAIILLHLLVITSFYESRARELVETENKILDQTEHKNHAHNHNHNHMDPSVMVFFTLKDLKVGKRMQINFPKRDPSTSPKFWPREKTDSLPFSLNKLQTLLKIFSFSQDSPQAKAMVDTLKECESKPIKGEVKFCATSLESMLDFTQNILGSTNDLKVYATSHLTKSSVTFQNYTIQENIVKISATKMVACHTMPYPYAVFYCHSQESENKIFRVSLVGDNGDKVEAMVVCHMDTSHWGNGHVSFQVLGIMPGSSNVCHFFPADNFIWISKLEGHGVSVM, translated from the exons ATGCTAAGCAGAAACATGGATCAAAAGTTTATATCAGCGATAATCTTACTTCATCTTCTAGTAATCAcg AGTTTTTATGAAAGCAGAGCAAGAGAATTGGTTGAAACAGAAAACAAAATCTTAGATCAAACAGAGCACAAAAATCATGCACATaatcacaatcacaatcacATGGACCCTTCTGTTATGGTGTTCTTTACCTTAAAAGATTTAAAAGTTGGAAAAAGAATGCAAATTAATTTTCCCAAAAGAGACCCTTCAACTTCTCCTAAATTTTGGCCAAGAGAAAAAACTGATTCACTTCCCTTTTCATTGAACAAACTTCAAACCCTTCTCAaaatcttctctttctctcaagATTCACCACAAGCCAAAGCAATGGTAGATACCCTTAAAGAATGTGAAAGCAAACCTATCAAAGGAGAAGTTAAATTCTGTGCAACTTCTTTAGAATCTATGCTTGATTTCACTCAAAACATTCTTGGTTCCACAAATGATCTCAAAGTTTATGCAACTTCACATTTAACAAAATCAAGTGTTACTTTTCAAAACTATACTATACAAGAAAACATTGTGAAGATTTCAGCTACAAAGATGGTAGCATGTCACACTATGCCTTACCCTTATGCTGTTTTTTACTGTCATAGTCAAGAAAGtgagaataaaatatttagagtttcACTTGTTGGTGATAATGGAGATAAGGTTGAAGCTATGGTTGTTTGTCATATGGATACTTCTCATTGGGGAAATGGTCATGTTTCATTTCAAGTTCTTGGTATTATGCCAGGAAGTTCTAATGTGTGTCACTTTTTTCCAGCTGATAATTTCATTTGGATTTCAAAATTGGAAGGTCATGGTGTTTCTGttatgtga